A region of the Vicugna pacos unplaced genomic scaffold, VicPac4 scaffold_19, whole genome shotgun sequence genome:
tgttaaaatcaaaggaacagatcaaatatggaaacagatttgttctttcctagttcagtagtgccatggagaaggcagttttggcagctttttgtagtgtcctggaggctttctctctcagcttctgggcgcctctgttgaaaacccttcatagctatctggcctgctggaaaagcactctgcctgttttgccctgaagatgtgttctgtttataacacatctctactccttggaaaacaactcaataaaaacccagttggttttccaccagccatgggcaggggtgaggtataccatgttattatttcataaaataaaagtaataatagtaatagtaataataataataataataataataataataataataataaaagaagtcttaaaacaggaatgagcacattggagagagtcaataaatgctttctggcttaaatcaaaagggatgactcagtgattccatggctactgtatttgctaagctagttactcctttgctccattacacatttttttaactgaaaaagaaatacaagcaaatggttaaaaaaaaaaactcaaatagagcacaaaaatacacaagtgaaagaagttttccctcatcctctgttctttcagccctctctggagatgccactgtttactatcctttgggtgcttttccaggtatgctttgcacattcccacctatgtgtgtaaattcctttaaacttttacttatttttaacttaaagtgatttaaatcctcaagtgtcttctgcccgggtaataaaacagaacaaatctgaccccatattagatctgttcctttgagtttaaccctatgctctgtctcctaggcttcattttgcttctaaaacaatgttgcctagagcctgaaatatacaggagagcctattctgaaggctctgacctttaaggatatttaacactttttcattcattaaaagataacaaattgcagaagagaaaataaagtttgttttgttggaggttgacaggtatctgacccaggcagatagctgcaagaacaaaggattctaacaagaagggattcctacactaagaagtttgtaacaaccaagcacgtaggaaaggatcctgaattgtgacttggggagatggttttccaggacattagtttgccgtctaagtctacagaaacttgctgtTCCATGCCCCAAcctctggtctcccaacttactggcctgttctgcactgaggagaatgaatttggacatggtaacactcctatctaccttgaaagctgggcactggagctgagtgttatggaaacaagccagccaagaaacaagcacgaatcggagtgttggagtactcagaattattatgccggcgggctcagaggggcttctgctccgaagttctgagcacctccaagacttgcacatgaggttttaaaggcttaattacaagtaagggggtattagccaataaggctcaaacaacaaaaagcaaggaatcagtacactggagcttatcaatttgtaatagatcaagttactgacacttgttgagcttggatttacgagttaggttgtaagcccaataaactgacaataaacttcagatttacgagttaacccagcagaatttagatcagtaaactgacacttatcacacttagatttgtgacttagcttgttagtccagctggacttttccttcacatgaggacagctctcccacacccagggaactactgtgagcccttgatgtttccactagtgtggggtgtggtttatccagaagggatggggactctgcaccaacactcaggcagtctgctccgtctggggctctgatcttgtaccaccctgctccccgccagcccaacaccggggacagtggagctaaggcagagatcgtgcctgcctgtttcccagcgtgtaaaaggggaatatgtactcttcccaaggtagttctgagtgaCAACACCTgggggtgcttggttcccagagcaacaggaaacctaGCTCCCCGTGGGGGCAACGGGAGTGATACCCGTAGctgttctgcagaagcatcggatggagggctggatcagggaggtaaaacttcagCTGCGggtcttgaagggttacagaagggtacagaggcaggtttgctgcctccttcggggtgccgcAGAGGTAAAtcattttctctccatctccgctatgaccctcccctctccagagtcctcccttctctctgctcctcctgtccatctgtctccccccactgttaccctcctctccacccgctctcatcttctccctccctcgctgtccaaccttctctcacagaaccaagAGCAGATTGCTGgtcctcctgcgcatgcgcagtcggtgcTATCTGGtctgctggttggaagctccatctccaagccagggatctgcccaaaggcttctcagctgTGTCGCCCGGAAGGCCTTtgtctcctgcctggggccggggactCTTGCTGTGGAACTGCAAGTTGGGGGGCccccgggaaaggggtcaggaggctgcgggagggcggtccgcctgtcacagccccccagggcgccagttagcctgtgttcagctgaattgctcaggccagaccactTTGCcggcgccacctgccccggcgcctcggtcacacctgtccaggtccaggtgtgcgcctgccacctctcacccagccgggatcccctcagtccgcggctggcgtccccttcccctctcccacccgcgagtcctctcctcccgggctgcctctcctcggccgccggcccgtccccgcccctgggcgggctgtgtcccgggcgggcggggtctgcggacctggaagggagcgggcggctggggctggggcttgggctgGCCTTCGAGCGGGCCTGCAGACAGCGTTTCCACCGCCTCTGCTTTCCCTTTCCCGCTCTCCGAGGACCAGatcagcggcgtgggcgctgctccctgggctgagagcctcaggctgtaacgcccagcttctccagttggagtccgGAAAAGGGAgtgtcagtgctgagcgagcttcggtctcttcccttagtgtttctgccccaggtaagtaccttgaacactttcaggtgttatgatggcggtgcttgttgatgtcacgtgtttttatattgCGAGGgtttacagtgttgaaagcaaggcttggttcatttaaaaatgagctgaaggcatgaggctgtgacatcctccttccttccctctcccagggtgaaacgtgagaccgtagatcttaaaaagatagttacagtctctAACTAGCCCAACCCAGCTAGTGTgttttaacaggaacagcaccaccagaggcattggagacccagggacattgcagtcctaaagagctcctggcacagtttgttttgttttggttttttgtttttcttaaattgtgaggcagactagtggtataaacagaaaaataattgtcaggaaatattttttcatataacagcgttattgtgatatagttcacacaccatgaagtccatccatttaaatggtacaattcagcagcttttagcatattcacagttgtgcaaccattattattccagaacgttttcatcacttcagaaagaccagtggacatgaatgacctatccacccctccccagtggtgtttctaaagaagtttcttggctattcctgaccataaactaacttgttatattccatgaaaaatctggtaggaattctaatcagaattgcaatgaatctgcctatgaaaacaggaagaattaatgtctttatggaataaaattcttctacccatgaatatatctgggaccctatcttttcatttgtccagagcctggcccatgggaagtcctcgctatttgttgggcttgtgaatgatgagattctatacattgttagttgcaactgtagccttcacagaaaagaaaagtaacctcagtgaagccaagtgtctCGTTgagggtcagaaagagtgacagccagtgctggaatgATCCAGTGgagttggtgcttgcaaccagaattctccaccacctacagctaaggggattagagtgttcttttattttttcttaatggcgttgcttttatttttacttattatataaaattattttttttgaagtgtagtcaatttacaatgttagtttcagatgtacagcagagattcagttataaacatatgcatatgtatatacatttgctTTAGAGTGTTTTTAGtgaaactcattacaagaaattgaatatagttccctgtgcaatatagtaggtccttgtcatttattttatatttattaatgtgtatccattaatcctccctttcctgcctgctaaccacagtttgctttctatgtccatgagtctatttctagcagcaccgcttttgctagtaatatatgctggttgacagttttcagtttcagtaattccatcttatctgtgggcacttttcttctggtggcctttatgtggtttgcacacgtggtaatagagatctgtatttgggagaactccaggcctcatgtagtccctggtacagagcgtccactgagttgatgcttgaactggggaaaaagcacagtaaatgttggaatttccactatggttgagaattccaggtttctataacctgtttagcccaccttaatatatggtgcacccatactgggtaatttggtggaatttcatggtatggtggtgtagagacaggaccttgtatgcttcttctctttcctatttctaacactcattctcctgggcctcccagatcctcctccAGAAGTGCCCagtgctggcttggtgctgcaatgaggcaatatttgttaataaggccctttcctcatctcttctgagcctccgtttctttctctgcacaatgagggcttagactagataagtgcttttcagtttcttttaaagacatgtttcctttgagaaacagaaaatgcaaatctcttctctcaaaccaaccctttagattttgataattccTCCAAggggtgacatagctctttgtggaaaattgatgtgattgtgattccaggtggcacagaaaagactctgcagagatttattgcagggagagggcaggaaaggggcagtatgtcacactttctagtttgagcactggagcaggggcttcgatttaaatacggtgtctgacatggcctctttctaatcttgtacaatgagataaagttctctacctctgtttcttgatgtgtcaagttggggtgataattttttagggcttttgtgaaacattatacacataagccatttgtgtcttggtagaaaaaagacctgctagggattcagggatttgtttaaaaaaaataatcttgtccatagcactctgtcggtgtgtattttgaagttcctggagggtgagggttgagtctaaagtccatcgtgggacaggtggcccatagttctccgtgcctgagattgccccctcctccacagtcctcttcctcagtccaggatgaagttccctagtagatttacacagagatcttgtggaaatggcttttcattttattgtttcaccaagaagggctgccatcatgttctctgtggtcaggttttgaagggctgcaatcatgatatctggtcaggtgaaggctatgcaattgggagtttctatttaataaaaaaaattacaaatagaaaattagaacaagggtggtgacaggggctcttggtagtgggcaccattagctttcttagcttcaggtgcagtggcctattgCCACGAGGACCCGTCCTTGTGCTCTGAGGTtgaagggaccagtgggttcagtgggaatgttaaccgagtgtatctcatgggctgggcattgtcctatttgtactgtgtgttcattttttgagacagtgagctcacttaacctcaataacctctttaaaaaattatactttttatttgagatgtaatgtagattcccatgtgattCTAAGAGATTATATGAAAAGGGCCtatggacactttgcccagttttcttaatggttccatcttgcagtgttggggtacaattcattactgactcagtaacaatttgaggtttgtgttattgccctcatttctattcacgattaaactggggcttagagaaacacacagggttagtgtagagtcgggtggaacgtgggcctgggatttccaggcagtaccattatgatggtctgtggcagggagcagcattcactttgtttgtttattcattcattcaacaaacatttattgagtagcctctgtgtgtcagatgctttcttagggttatctgattcttcagcagtactgagaatcaggtaatgtttgttttttaatctgagaaaattaactctgagaggttataatccccccaaaaggaaatatagctcataaaggagcgatagtaaatttgtacagtccctCCTTTTTAtgaaggtggtaccctaggcattttacatttgcaaacttgtgtaatccagatatattcttgtaagtcaaggagtttttttttaattgaagtttattcaagtttacaatgatgtgtcaattaaaggtgttttttgaatttttaattaaaaaatattttttgagaaggataattaggtttatttatttgtttaattttttaaaatgaggttctgGGCTTTGACCCCAGGATCTCGTACATGTTAAgcttgtgctctatcactgaactgtaccttcctccccaaggagagttttcttatccattattctgcagcttaggagttcaaataaattggatagaaatccagatcttttgatctttatatttctttatattctgctgaagggggttggggaaagcagttcctttgttcatttatttattcagcatttttgagcagtgattttccatcagggccttgctaggtgcttggaaacagaaaacaagaaatgaccctacactgcaggggcaggaagcctggaccaaaagctgggtaatgtgatccgagctacgg
Encoded here:
- the LOC140693366 gene encoding uncharacterized protein; this encodes MTCAQRDGDSAPTLRQSAPSGALILYHPAPRQPNTGDSGAKAEIVPACFPACKRGICTLPKVVLSDNTWGCLVPRATGNLAPRGGNGSDTRSCSAEASDGGLDQGGKTSAAGLEGLQKGTEAGLLPPSGCRRGKSFSLHLRYDPPLSRVLPSLCSSCPSVSPHCYPPLHPLSSSPSLAVQPSLTEPRADCWSSCACAVGAIWSAGWKLHLQARDLPKGFSAVSPGRPLSPAWGRGLLLWNCKLGGPRERGQEAAGGRSACHSPPGRQLACVQLNCSGQTTLPAPPAPAPRSHLSRSRCAPATSHPAGIPSVRGWRPLPLSHPRVLSSRAASPRPPARPRPWAGCVPGGRGLRTWKGAGGWGWGLGWPSSGPADSVSTASAFPFPLSEDQISGVGAAPWAESLRL